A portion of the Columba livia isolate bColLiv1 breed racing homer chromosome 31, bColLiv1.pat.W.v2, whole genome shotgun sequence genome contains these proteins:
- the LOC102083862 gene encoding kallikrein-14, whose amino-acid sequence MKILGLMLLALVPAASRSVLWVIEGTSCELPWQAALFQGDKFICGGTLVARNWVLTAAHCHIPGVLSVRLGGQRRADGGATEQWRRSAKVVTYPRYNTATKDGDLMLVKLLLPVRVTKRVEPLPLATECPAPGSVCQISGWGSTTSPEVNFPEDLHCAKVTVVPEEQCRRIYPGSITPNMVCAGESRNRADSCQGDSGGPLMCDGRLQGIVSWGPGVCGDPKKPGVYVNLCKYTQWIQDTMRRN is encoded by the exons ATGAAGATCCTCGGGCTGATGCTCCTGGCGCTGGTACCCGCAG CCTCCCGCTCCGTGCTGTGGGTGATCGAGGGGACATCATGCGAGCTGCCCTGGCAAGCCGCCCTCTTCCAAGGGGACAAGTTCATCTGCGGTGGGACACTGGTGGCCCGCAACTGGGTGCTGACAGCCGCCCACTGCCACATCCCGGG CGTCCTGAGTGTGCGGCTGGGCGGGCAGCGCCGGGCGGACGGGGGCGCCACGGAGCAGTGGCGGCGCTCGGCCAAGGTGGTCACCTACCCACGCTACAACACGGCCACCAAGGACGGCGACCTGATGCTGGTCAAGCTCCTCCTGCCCGTCCGTGTCACCAAGCGCGTGGAGCCGTTGCCGTTGGCCACCGAGTGCCCCGCGCCCGGCAGCGTGTGCCAGATCTCGGGCTGGGGATCCACCACCAGCCCCGAAG TCAACTTCCCCGAGGACCTTCACTGCGCCAAGGTCACCGTGGTCCCCGAGGAGCAGTGCCGGCGCATCTACCCCGGCTCCATCACACCCAACATGGTGTGCGCCGGTGAGTCCCGCAACCGCGCCGACTCCTGCCAG GGGGACTCCGGGGGACCCCTCATGTGCGACGGGCGGCTCCAGGGCATCGTGTCCTGGGGTCCGGGAGTTTGCGGGGACCCCAAGAAACCCGGCGTCTACGTCAACCTCTGCAAGTACACCCAGTGGATCCAGGACACCATGAGACGGAACTGA